Below is a genomic region from Pseudomonas svalbardensis.
CTGAAACACCCTGCGCAGCATTTTCGGCCGTGGCAGCGCCAACACCAAGGTCAGCGGCAGCTTGGCCGGTGGTGGCTGGTCGAGAGTGACGCGCAACTCGGCTTCATCGGCGTCCAGGCGCAGCAGTTCGGCCGAGCCCATCAGCCCGCCGATACGCCCGACCCGCAGGCTGTCGCCGACAACCGAACGGTGGACTTCCTGCATGTGCGTCAACCGGCGATCACGCAGGATCGCCCGGTCGGCCGCAATGAAGTCGGCCTCTTCGAGAAGCAGCAGGTTCACGCTTGGGTCGCTGGCGGCTGGTCGTTGTGATCGTCGACCGGCTGGTCGTCCGGATGATCGCCGCGCTTGCTGATCAGGCCACCGAACAGGATGCCGATTTCAAACAGCAGCCACATCGGTACGGCCAACAGTGTCTGCGAGAAGATGTCCGGTGGCGTCAGGATCATGCCGACCACGAAGCAGCCGATGATCACGTACGGGCGGATTTTCTTCAGGTATTTGACGTCGACCACGCCGATCCACACCAGCAGCACCACGGCCACCGGGATCTCGAACGCCACGCCGAAGGCGAAGAACAGCGTCATGACGAAGTCGAGGTAGCTGCTGATGTCGGTCATCATCTCCACGCCGGCCGGGGTGGCGGCGGCGAAGAATTTGAAGATCAGCGGGAACACCAGGTAATAGGCGAACGCCATGCCGGCGTAGAACAGCATGATGCTCGATACCAGCAAGGGCACGGCGATGCGTTTTTCATGTTTGTACAAGCCTGGCGCAATGAAGCCCCAGATCTGATGCAGGATCACCGGGATCGCCAGGAACAGCGACACCATCATGGTCAGCTTCAGTGGAGTCAGGAACGGCGACGACACGTCGGTGGCGATCATCGTCGCGCCCACTGGCAGGTATTGGCGCAGCGGCGTGGAGACGAAGGTGTAGATCTGCTGGGTGAAGGCAAACAACCCGGCGAAGATGATGAAGATCGCCGCTACACAGCGCAGCAGACGGGTACGCAACTCAGTGAGGTGCGAAACCAGCGGCATGTGCTGGTCATTTTCGGGGAGATCGCTCATGAGACTCGCGGCGGCAAAGTGGTGTCGTGAGGAGCCGGCGTTGACGGCACGGCGGCAGGAGCAACAGGTTCAACGGGTGCAGGTTCTACCGCGGCTACAACCGGGGCAGGTTCCGCTGCCATCGGAGCATGAATCGTTTGCTCCGCCACAGGTTCAACCGGCTGAACCGGCGTGGCTTCTTGCTGAGTCGGCGTGAAAATCTTCCGCGCCTCCTGCTCAAGCGACAGAATGTGCTCGTTATGCAGCTGCCGACGAATCTCGTCGGCACCGATTTCACGTTCAACTTCCTGTTTGATCGCGTTGAAGCTGCGCTTCAGACGGCCGACCCACAGGCCTGCGGTGCGCGCAGCACCCGGCAGACGCTCGGGGCCCAGCACCAGCAGGGCTACGAGGCCGACGAGCAGCAGTTCAGAGAAGCTGATACCAAACATTAGTCAGTGCTCACACGTCTTTGCGGATCGGCTCTTCGACTTTTTGCGCCTGCACGTCGATGGTGTGCGGCTGGTTCACGGACTGTGTGGTCTGTGGCTGAGCGGGTGGAACCGGTTGAGCCGGTGTTACCGTCGGGTCGGCTGGCTTGTCTTCATCGTTCATGGCTTTGCGAAAGCCCTTGATCGACTCACCCACGTCAGTGCCGAGGTTTTTCAGTTTCTTGGTGCCGAACACCAGCACGACAACAACCAGGATGACGATCCAGTGTTTCCAGTCAAAAATGCCCATGTCGCTGCTCCTCTCTAATAGTTGTTCAGGCGGACGGACGCGAGGCTTTCTCGGCGTGTCCGGACAGACCGAAACGACGGTCCAGTTCATCGAGTACAGCCTGTGGATGCTGCCCCAGTTGGGCGAGCATGACCATGCTGTGGAACCACAAATCGGCGGTTTCGTAGATCACATCGCTACAGTCACCGCTGATAGCGGCATCCTTGGCGGCAATGATGGTTTCGACCGACTCTTCGCCGACTTTTTCCAGAATCTTGTTCAAGCCCTTGTGGTACAGGCTGGCGACATACGAGCTGTCGGCGGCGGCGCCTTTGCGCTCTTCCAGCACTTCGGCCAGACGGGTCAGAGTGTCACTCATGGCTGTGTCCTGCGGAATAGATGGCGTGCGGGTCTTTGAGCACCGGGTCGACGGTTTTCCAGTCGCCGTTCTCGAAGACGCGGTAGAAGCAGCTCTGACGGCCGGTATGGCAAGCGATGTCGCCGATCTGCTCGACCATCAGGATGATCACGTCGGCGTCACAGTCCAGGCGCATCTCATGCAGGGTTTGCACGTGACCGGACTCTTCGCCCTTGCGCCACAGCTTGCCACGGGAACGTGACCAGTAAATGGCGCGGTTCTCGGCAGCGGTCAGTTCCAGCGCTTCACGGTTCATCCAGGCCATCATCAGGACGCGCCCGGTCTTGTGATCCTGGGCAATCGCCGGCACCAGGCCGTCGGCGTCCCACTTGATCTCGTCCAGCCAGTTTTTCATCTTCGACTCCGACAGCGGTTCCACACCTCATGAGTAGAACCCAAGCGTTGAAACAGTGTGCCAGCGTGCGGGGGCGCTGGCTATCGGCGAACGACCAGATACAAACCGACCGCCACCATGATGCCGGCCGGCCAATGACCCAGTTCGTTCAGCGGCCCACCGGCAGCGAGTATGGTGCCGCCGGCCAGGTGCGCACAGCCGAGCAGTCGCAGCAGCCAATCGTCCTTGCGACGGTGCCACGGTGGCGGCGGGTCGTAAGCGTGAGGCTGGGACATGCGTTCAAGCAGGTCACGGGCCATGTTGGCCAGGTGCGGCAGCTGTTCGAACTGGCTCTGCACGTTGCCGATCAAGGCTTTGGGGCTGACGCGTTCGCGCATCCAGCGTTCGAGGAACGGCTGGGCGGTGTTCCACAAATCGAGGTCCGGGTACAGCTGACGACCCAGGCCTTCGATGTTCAACAGGGTTTTTTGCAGCAGAACCAGCTGCGGCTGCACTTCCATGTTGAAGCGCCGAGCGGTCTGGAACAGGCGCATCAGCACCTGACCGAAGGAAATATCTTTTAACGGTTTTTCGAAGATTGGCTCGCACACGGTGCGGATCGCCGCTTCGAATTCGTTGAGTTTGGTTTCCGCCGGCACCCAGCCCGAATCGATGTGCAGCTGCGCGACACGACGGTAATCACGCTTGAAGAACGCGAACAGGTTGCGCGCCAGGTAATCCTGATCTTCCGGGGTCAGGCTGCCGACGATGCCGCAGTCGATCGCAATGTACTGCGGGCTCCACGGGTTCACGGTGCTGACGAAAATGTTGCCGGGATGCATGTCGGCGTGGAAAAAGCTGTCGCGGAACACTTGGGTGAAGAAGATCTCGACACCGCGTTCGGCGAGCATTTTCATGTCGGTGCGCTGGTCGGCCAGGGTCGTCAGATCGGTCACTTGAATGCCGTAGATGCGCTCCATCACCAGCACTTTCGGCCGGCACCAGTCCCAATAGACTAGCGGCACGTAGAGCAATGGCGAGCCGTCGAAGTTACGCCGCAACTGGCTGGCGTTGGCTGCCTCGCGCAGCAGGTCGAGTTCGTCGTAGATGGTTTTTTCGTAGTCCTGGACCACGTCCACCGGGTGCAGCAGGCGCGCGTCGGCCGAGAGCTTTTCGGCGGTGCGGGCGAGGATGAACAACCACGCCAGGTCCTGGGCAATGATCGGCTTCAGGCCCGGGCGGATGACCTTGACTACCACTTCTTCACCGGTTTTCAGTTGCGCGGCATGCACTTGCGCCACCGAGGCCGAGGCCAGCGGTTCGACGTCGAAGCGGCTGAAGACTTCACTGATTTTTTTGCCGAGCTGCTCTTCGATCAGCCGGATCGACACTTGCGAATCGAACGGCGGCACGCGGTCCTGCAGCTTCATCAGCTCATCGGCGATGTCTTCCGGCAGCAGGTCGCGGCGGGTGGACAGGATTTGCCCGAACTTGATGAAAATCGGTCCCAGGTCCTGCAACGCCAGGCGCAATCGCGCGCCACGGCTCAGGTCCAGCGTCTTGCGCGGGAACCAGCGCCACGGCAAGGCGTAGCGCAACGCCAACAGAAACCAGGGCAGTGGCAGGGCGAACAGCAGGTCATCGAGGCGGTAGCGAATCACAACGCGCTGGATGCGCAACAAACGGCGGACGGCAAGCAGCTTCATGCGTTATCGCTTGGGTCGAGGGATCGGGAAAGGCGCTCGAATCGCGCCTCGAGACGTTCCAGATCGAGTTTGATCTGGTCCAGTTCACTAAAACGGGCTTCGGCTTCGCGTTGACCGACGAGGGTGCGCGATTCTTCGGCCAGGTATTCGCCAAGGTTCTGATTGAGGCTGGCGAACCCTTGCTGATACCAGCGTGCGCGACTGCGCAGGTGACCGCCGACCAGTTGCGTGGCGACAGGTCCCAGCCAGCGCGAGAGTTCGTACTCCCAGTCCAGCTCAAGGTCCTGAAGGATCGCCGCCAGTTCCAGCAGCACGCCGCTGTCGCCGTCGAGTTCGACTTCAGGAGCATGCAGGACGGAAGTCTTGTCCTTGCTCATCGCCAGTTTCAGCAGGCTGGAGGCCGGTGCGCGCAAGGTGCAGTCGGCGCCGGTTTCCCAGTGGGAAGCCAGCATCAAGCCTTCGTCGCTGGGCAGAATGAACACTTGCAGCGCCGGGCTGCGGCAGTCGACGGCAATCACCTTGCCACTCAAATGCGCCAGCCGCGGCAACGCCGTGCTGTCGAGACGCAGCACCCGGTTCAGACCGAGTTCAACGCTGGCGAGCAGACCGGCCAGCAACATCAGGGTTTGATGCCGCGGTGCAGGGCGACGATGCCTGCGGTCATGTTGTGGTAGGTCACGCGGTCGAAACCGGCCTCGACCATCATCGACTTCAGGGTTTCCTGATTCGGGTGCATGCGGATCGATTCGGCCAGGTAGCGATAGCTTTCCGAGTCGTTGGTGATCAGCTTGCCCATCAGCGGCATGAAGGCGAACGAGTAGGCGTCGTAGGCTTTGGACATCAGCGCGTTGGTTGGCTTGGAGAACTCCAGCACCAGCAAACGGCCTCCCGGTTTCAGCACGCGCAGCATCGAACGCAGGGCGTCTTCTTTATGCGTAACGTTGCGCAGGCCGAAAGCGATAGTCACGCAGTCGAAATGGTTGTCCGGGAATGGCAGCTTTTCAGCGTCGGCCTGGACGAATTCGACGTTGCCGGCCACACCCAGATCCAGCAGGCGGTCACGACCGACCTTGAGCATGGATTCGTTGATGTCGGCCAACACCACCTGGCCGGTCGGGCCAACGAGGTGCGAGAACTTCTTGGTCAGGTCGCCGGTACCGCCAGCGATGTCCAGCACGCGATTACCGGTGCGAACGCCCGACAGTTCGATCGCGAAACGCTTCCACAGGCGGTGCATGCCGCCCGACAGGAGGTCGTTCATCAAGTCGTACTTGGCGGCTACCGAGTGGAAAACTTCAGCGACTTTTTCCGCTTTCTGGCTTTCCGGAACGTTTTTGAAGCCGAAGTGAGTGGTGGGTTCGGCATCGCTGCCTTTGCGCTGATCAGTCATATCGCTGTCACCAAAAGAGAATGCGGGACATTCTAATCCCGGTGGCCTGCTTTGTCTTGGCAAGGCTGCAGGTAAGATAGGTAACCACCGGGACGTTTTGCCGCAGTAGCGGTCAAGATGCTTCGGGAAAGTATTCATAAAACAGGAGTCATTCGATGGCCCGTATTAGTGTTGAGCGTGCCCACGGCCTGGGTAAGGAAGCGGCCCGCGAGAAGGCCGACAAGTTGGCGCAGAAACTGTCCGATCAATATGGCCTGGAGCCGCAATGGTCCGGCGACACCCTGAACCTCAAGCGTTCCGGAGTGAAAGGCGCGGTGTATGTGGGCGAGGATTCGATCAAGGTCGATGTCGAACTCGGTCTGTTGATGTCGGCCATGAGCGGCACGATCAAATCGGAAATCGAGAAGGCCCTCGATAAAGCGTTGGCTTGACCGGCAGTGGATTTGTGAATGCAATTCCTGTGGGAGCGTTGTACCCAAACGTTTATGTCAGTTGTTAGGGTGCTGTTTCTAATTATTCTCACTACTTTGTGCCTGAGCCCGACTCTTTCGCGGGCAGTTCCTCAAACCTTCTGCGCGTGAGGTGCACCATGGCCAAAGTTATTTTGAAGAAAAAAATCGACGCTTCGACGACTGCTCTGAGCGACGTTAAATCTTACGCCCGCAAGATCTGGCTGGCAGGCCTGGGGGCCTACACCAGGGTCGGCCAAGAGGGCAACGAGTACTTTCAAGAGTTGATCGTCGCGGGTCAAGCTGTTGAAAAGAAAGGCAAAGAAGCAGTTGCCGAGAAACTTGAAGCAGCGAATGCCGAGATCGATGAAGCCAAGAGTGAAGTCACTACTTTCAAAGGTAAGGTCGAAGTTCAACTCGACAAGGTCGAGAAGGCTTTTGACTCGCGTGTCGCAAGTACCTTGAATCGTATCGGCATTCCGTCTAAACATGACGTTGAGACACTCTCTGCCAAGCTCGATGAGCTGACGGCATTGCTCGAACGCGTCGCGCGTAAATCTTAAGGAGAACGGGATGGCTGGTAAAAAGAATACTGAAAAAGAAGGCAGCTCGTGGATCGGGAAGGTTGAAGACTACTCCCGCAAAATCTGGCTGGCTGGTTTAGGCGTGTACTCGAAGATCGACACTGACGGCAGCAAGCTCTTCGATACATTGGTTAAAGACGGCGAGAAAGCCGAGAAGCTCACCAAGAGCGCTGTCGACAAGAAAGTCGATGCCGCCAAGGACTCCGCTTCGTCGGCCAAGTCGCGCATCAGCGGCGTGAAAGATCGCGCACTGGGCAAGTGGGATGAGCTGGAAGGGGCTTTTGACAAGCGTCTGAACAGCGCCATTTCGCGCCTGGGTGTACCGAGCCGCAATGAAGTCAAAGCACTGCACAGCAAGGTCGATACCCTGACCAAGCAAATCGAAAAACTCACCGGTGCCAAGGTGGCGTCTGTTGCGGCGAAAACCGCAGTGGCCAAACCTGCAGCGAAGTCCGCTGCCAAACCACTGGCTAAAGCTGCCGCTAAACCAGCAGCCAAAACTGCCGCAGCCAAGCCAGCGGCCAAAGCAGCAGCAAAACCAGCCGCTAAGCCTGCTGCCAAAACTGCAGCAGCCAAGCCAGCGGCAAAACCTGCTGCTGCGAAGAAGCCAGCGGTGAAAAAGCCGGCAGCTCCGAAAGCGGCTGCACCAAAACCAGCAGTGGCTGCCGCCAAACCGGCAACCCCAGCGCCGGTCAGCGCGTCGAACTCCGCTACCGCGCCGACCCCTGCTGCAACCCCGACTGTCGCGCCAGCTCCTTCGACGCCAACCAGTCAGTCCTGATACTCAGGGCTCAAGAAAACGCCCGGCCTGCAAAGGTCGGGCGTTTTTTTATGCACGGATTAATGAACGCCGCAGATCCACTGTGGGAGCGAGCCTGCTCGCGAAAGCGGTGGGTCAGTCGACATCATTTTTGAATGATAAACCGCTTTCGCGAGCAGGCTCGCTCCCACAGGGGTTACTCGTGTTCTTCGAGGTATTGGAGTGCCATCTGCTCCGTCGCGACCTTGATCGGCGGCAGCAGATGCGGCGCCACCAGCATCATGATCTGATACACCACCAATCTCACCTCACCCTCCCGATCAAGAATCCGCTGATAGTCCAGCGAGAACAGCAGCGTCATGGTGATCTGTTCCACCAGTTGCCCCAACGCTTGGGTATCGCTGACCAATTGCCCCTGAGCCTTCAATCGTGCGAGCAACGAAGCCAGCGTGCGCTTCAACGCATTGAGCAGGTTGCGTATGCCCTTGGCCAGTTTCGGCAAGCGCCCGGCGAGGTTCGACAGGTCCTGGAACAGAAACCGGTAATGGGCCAGGCGTTCGATGATCAGGTGCAGGAACAGCCAGTAATCTTCCGGTGCAAGTTCTACATCGGCCGGTGGATCGAGCAGGGGCGCCAGTTCGGACTGGAAGCGCTCGAACAGTCCGAGAATCAACGGTTCCTTGCCGTGGAAGTGGTAGTAGAGGTTGCCCGGGCTGATGCCCATTTCGTTGGCCACTTCCATGGTGGAGACGTTCGGCTCGCCCTTCTGATTGAACAACTGCAAAGCACATTCGAGAATCCGGTCGCGGGTTTTCATCCAGTCTTCTTAATGGTCGAGTCATGCCACGGCCGGCGCCGGCCGTGGTTCGTTGTCAGTCAGCGCACGCGCACATAAGTGCCGGGTGCCGCTTCCATCGGTGGATAGTTCTGGTTGCCAAGCGCCATGTGGGTTTCTTTTAGCGCGCCTGAACGTTCTTGAATCCAGCCCAGCCATTGGGTCCACCAACTGCCGTCGACTTGCTTGGCGTCGTAATACCAGGCCCGTGGGTCGCTGCTCAGCTTCGTGCTCTCGACGAAGTTGGCTTTCGGGTTGGAGGGCGGGTTGAGAATGCTCTGCACATGCCCGCTGTTGGACAGCACGAAGCGTCGCTCGCCACCCAGCAGCAGGGTCGAGCGATACACCGCATCCCACGGGGTGATGTGGTCATTGATGCCCGCCACGCTGAAGCTGTCGACGTTGACTTTCTGCAAGTCAATCGGCGTGCCGCACACCTCCAGACCTCCCGGATGACTCAGCGGGTTGTGTTTGAAGAAATCCAGCAAGTCGCCATGCAAGGCTGCCGGCAAACGTGTGTTGTCGTTGTTCCAGTAGAGGATGTCGAACGCCGGAGGCTCTTTGCCCAACAGGTAGTTGTTAACGAAATAGCTCCAGATCAAATCGTTGGGGCGCATCCAGGTGAAGACCCTGGCCATGTCGCGGCCGTCCAGCACGCCTTTCTGATAGGAGCGACGTTTGGCCGCCTCAAGCGTCTGTTCGTCGGCGAAGAGGGTCGCAGGCGAGTCCATCTGACTGTCGAGCAGGCTCACGAGATAGGTCGCGCTGGACACTCGCCGCAGTTGCCGCTTGGCCTGTAAGTGACCTTGCAGGGCGGCGATGGTCAGCCCGCCCGCGCAGGCGCCCATCAGATTGACCTCACGAGCGCCGGTGATCGCCCGGCACACATTCATCGCTTCTTCCACGGCTTCAACGTATGTCGACAGCCCCCATTCGCGATGACGTACATCCGGATTGCGCCAACTGATCATGAAGGTCTGCAAACCATTCTTCAGGGCGAACTGGACGAAGCTGTTGTGCGGACTCAGGTCGAAAATGTAGTACTTGTTGATCTGTGGCGGCACCACCAGCAGCGGTTTGGAATACTGCTTTTCGCTCATGGGCTTGTACTGGATCAACTCCAGCAACTCATTGCGAAACACCACGGAGCCCGTAGTGGTGGCGACCGTTTTGCCGACCTCGAAAGCTTGCTTGGTGACTTGTCTGGGCAGACCGTCGTTGTGCAGGAAGTCGTCGACCAGGTGGCTGATACCTCGCACGAGGCTGTTGCCGCCGGAGTTGAAGATCTCCTTGATCGCCAGCGGATTAAGCAGGCTGTTGGACGGTGCCATGGCGTCGTTGAGCAAGGCGAACGCGAAGTGGGCACGGGCGCGATCGTCCGGGGTCATGTTGCTGTCGTCGATCCAGTGTTTGACCTGCTTCTGCCAGCTCAGGTAGGCCTGCAAACTGCGGCGATAAAAAGGGTTGAGGCTCCACGCCGGATCGGCAAAGCGATTGTCCTGCGGATTGGTCGGGTGCAGGGTTTCGCCCAGCAGTACGCGGCCCAGTTGACCGCCCAGCTTCAAGGCGTGTCGGGCGGTGTGCACCGGGTTGCGCAAACCATGGGCGGCAACGCTGCGCAGTGTGGAAAACAGATCCCGACCACGCAGGCCGGTAATCGCACTCTGTGCGTTGATGAACGCGGCGGGAGTGGGCAAAAATTCCCTCGCTGGTTTTTCGCGCATGAATGAACACTCCTTCGTCTTCAGGCCAAATACAGATACACCGAACCAGAACACCATAGACGCTGTTGCGGATTGTTGCGCGGCGCTGCGTCTTCCCCGACCGACAATGGGCCGATTAGCCGCCCAATGGCGCGGGATGTGGATGCATCACGGCACGCTGACGTTCTTCCTCGAGAAACTTCATGATGATCGGTGCCACTGCTTCGGCCCGAGTAATCAAAAACAGATGCCCGTCATCGATGATGTGCAACTGGGCGTTGGGAATCCGCCAGGCCAGCAACCGCATGTTGACCAACGGAATCAGTGGATCGTCGTCACCGGCCAGTACCAGGGTTGGCTGGTGGATCTTGTGCAACCAGTGAATGCTGGTCCAGCCCAGGCCGGCGAACAGCTGCCAGTAGTAACCGAGTTTGCCTGCCGAGCGGACCTTGGCGGCATGGCTGGCGGCGAGGGTTGGATCGCGACGGAACGCACCGCCGTAGATCATCGGCGCAATGCGAATCACGTGAGACGGCTGGATGTAGCGTCGTGGGCTGGCCATCATCCACAGGACTCTCGGCTTGCCCGGCACCATCACCGTGCCAGCCGCCGTGGCCGCCAGAACGAGTTTCTTGCAGCGCTCGGGATAGTCGTAAGCGAACTGCTGGGCGAGGGCGCCGCCCCAGGAAACGCCGATTACGTTGACTTTCCCGTAGTCGAGATAGTCGAGCATCCGCGCCGTGAGTTTCGCCAGGCCCGGAAAGCGATACGGTCGCCTTGGCGTCGACGAACCGCCGACACCAGGGACGTCGAAGGCGATGACTTCCAGGTCCGGGTCCAGCGCCGCGACAAACGGAAACACCAGCTCCAGGTTGGCGCCGATGCCGTTGAAAATCAGCAAGGGCGTCAAGTGAGGCTTGCCGGGGCGTACTGCCGTGCGGAGGGTCTGGCCATCCAGGTCGACGGTACGGAATATGAACGGTTGCGGCATGCTTCAGGCCCTGTGGGTCACTGTCTCAATTTCACCCCCCGATCCCCTGTAGGAGCTGAGCTTGCTCGCGATAGCGGTGGGTCAGGCGCAGCAAATTTGACTGTGCCGCCGCCTTCGCGAGCAAGCTCGGCTCCTACAGGGGCGCGAGGTGTGTCAGTTATCGCTCATGCACATAAGTGCCTGGTGCAGCTTCACCTGCCGGATAAGCCTTGTTGCCCAAACTGCCCGGAGACTTCTTCAGCTTGCCCGAACGCTCGGCTTGCCATGCCTGCCAGTGCAGCCACCAGGAATCGGTGTGCTTGGTGGAGTTTTCTTGCCACTCCTCCGCCTTGACCGGCATCTCGGTGCTGGTCATGTAGCGTGATTTCGGATTGCCCGGCGGGTTCAGAATGCTCTGGATATGCCCGCTGCTGGACAGCACGAATTCAACCTTGCCACCGAACAGTTGCGCCGACTTGTAGCAGGACTTCCATGGGGTGATGTGGTCGTTGGTGCCGGCCAGGGAGTAGATGTCGGCAGTGACCTGCTTCAGATCGATCGGTGTGCCGCACACTTCCAGTGCATCAGATCGGATCAGTGGGTTGGTTTTGAACATCTCGATCAGGTCGCCGTGGAACGCTGCGGGCAACCGTGTGGTGTCGTTGTTCCAGAACAGGATGTCGAACACCGGCGGCTCGTTGCCCAGTAGGTAGTTGTTGACCCAGTAGTTCCAGATCAGGTCGTTGGGGCGCATCCAGGCGAAAATTTTCGCCATGTCGCGGCCTTCCAATACGCCGGCCTGATAGGAGTGGCGCTTGGCGGATTCGAGCGTCTGCTCGTCGACGAATAGTGCTACGTCGCTGTCCAGGGTGGTGTCCAGCACGCTGACCAGCAGCGTCAGGGCGTTGACCTTGTTCTCGCCGAGCGCGGCGTAGTGGCCCAGCAGGGCGGTGCAGGTGATGCCGCCGGAGCAGGCGCCGAGCATGTTGATGTCTTTGCTGCCGGTGATCGAGGTGACCACGTCGACCGCTTCCTTGAGCGCTTCGATGTAGGTCGACAGACCCCACTCGCGCTGCTCCTTGGTCGGGTTGCGCCAGCTGACGATGAACGTCTGCACATTGTTGCGCAGGCAGAAGCGCGCCAGGCTCTTG
It encodes:
- the tatC gene encoding twin-arginine translocase subunit TatC, which gives rise to MSDLPENDQHMPLVSHLTELRTRLLRCVAAIFIIFAGLFAFTQQIYTFVSTPLRQYLPVGATMIATDVSSPFLTPLKLTMMVSLFLAIPVILHQIWGFIAPGLYKHEKRIAVPLLVSSIMLFYAGMAFAYYLVFPLIFKFFAAATPAGVEMMTDISSYLDFVMTLFFAFGVAFEIPVAVVLLVWIGVVDVKYLKKIRPYVIIGCFVVGMILTPPDIFSQTLLAVPMWLLFEIGILFGGLISKRGDHPDDQPVDDHNDQPPATQA
- the tatB gene encoding Sec-independent protein translocase protein TatB translates to MFGISFSELLLVGLVALLVLGPERLPGAARTAGLWVGRLKRSFNAIKQEVEREIGADEIRRQLHNEHILSLEQEARKIFTPTQQEATPVQPVEPVAEQTIHAPMAAEPAPVVAAVEPAPVEPVAPAAVPSTPAPHDTTLPPRVS
- a CDS encoding twin-arginine translocase TatA/TatE family subunit; this encodes MGIFDWKHWIVILVVVVLVFGTKKLKNLGTDVGESIKGFRKAMNDEDKPADPTVTPAQPVPPAQPQTTQSVNQPHTIDVQAQKVEEPIRKDV
- a CDS encoding phosphoribosyl-ATP diphosphatase, whose amino-acid sequence is MSDTLTRLAEVLEERKGAAADSSYVASLYHKGLNKILEKVGEESVETIIAAKDAAISGDCSDVIYETADLWFHSMVMLAQLGQHPQAVLDELDRRFGLSGHAEKASRPSA
- the hisI gene encoding phosphoribosyl-AMP cyclohydrolase — its product is MKNWLDEIKWDADGLVPAIAQDHKTGRVLMMAWMNREALELTAAENRAIYWSRSRGKLWRKGEESGHVQTLHEMRLDCDADVIILMVEQIGDIACHTGRQSCFYRVFENGDWKTVDPVLKDPHAIYSAGHSHE
- the ubiB gene encoding ubiquinone biosynthesis regulatory protein kinase UbiB — encoded protein: MKLLAVRRLLRIQRVVIRYRLDDLLFALPLPWFLLALRYALPWRWFPRKTLDLSRGARLRLALQDLGPIFIKFGQILSTRRDLLPEDIADELMKLQDRVPPFDSQVSIRLIEEQLGKKISEVFSRFDVEPLASASVAQVHAAQLKTGEEVVVKVIRPGLKPIIAQDLAWLFILARTAEKLSADARLLHPVDVVQDYEKTIYDELDLLREAANASQLRRNFDGSPLLYVPLVYWDWCRPKVLVMERIYGIQVTDLTTLADQRTDMKMLAERGVEIFFTQVFRDSFFHADMHPGNIFVSTVNPWSPQYIAIDCGIVGSLTPEDQDYLARNLFAFFKRDYRRVAQLHIDSGWVPAETKLNEFEAAIRTVCEPIFEKPLKDISFGQVLMRLFQTARRFNMEVQPQLVLLQKTLLNIEGLGRQLYPDLDLWNTAQPFLERWMRERVSPKALIGNVQSQFEQLPHLANMARDLLERMSQPHAYDPPPPWHRRKDDWLLRLLGCAHLAGGTILAAGGPLNELGHWPAGIMVAVGLYLVVRR
- a CDS encoding ubiquinone biosynthesis accessory factor UbiJ, with the translated sequence MLLAGLLASVELGLNRVLRLDSTALPRLAHLSGKVIAVDCRSPALQVFILPSDEGLMLASHWETGADCTLRAPASSLLKLAMSKDKTSVLHAPEVELDGDSGVLLELAAILQDLELDWEYELSRWLGPVATQLVGGHLRSRARWYQQGFASLNQNLGEYLAEESRTLVGQREAEARFSELDQIKLDLERLEARFERLSRSLDPSDNA
- the ubiE gene encoding bifunctional demethylmenaquinone methyltransferase/2-methoxy-6-polyprenyl-1,4-benzoquinol methylase UbiE, producing the protein MTDQRKGSDAEPTTHFGFKNVPESQKAEKVAEVFHSVAAKYDLMNDLLSGGMHRLWKRFAIELSGVRTGNRVLDIAGGTGDLTKKFSHLVGPTGQVVLADINESMLKVGRDRLLDLGVAGNVEFVQADAEKLPFPDNHFDCVTIAFGLRNVTHKEDALRSMLRVLKPGGRLLVLEFSKPTNALMSKAYDAYSFAFMPLMGKLITNDSESYRYLAESIRMHPNQETLKSMMVEAGFDRVTYHNMTAGIVALHRGIKP
- a CDS encoding polyhydroxyalkanoic acid system family protein is translated as MARISVERAHGLGKEAAREKADKLAQKLSDQYGLEPQWSGDTLNLKRSGVKGAVYVGEDSIKVDVELGLLMSAMSGTIKSEIEKALDKALA
- a CDS encoding phasin family protein — its product is MAKVILKKKIDASTTALSDVKSYARKIWLAGLGAYTRVGQEGNEYFQELIVAGQAVEKKGKEAVAEKLEAANAEIDEAKSEVTTFKGKVEVQLDKVEKAFDSRVASTLNRIGIPSKHDVETLSAKLDELTALLERVARKS
- a CDS encoding phasin family protein → MAGKKNTEKEGSSWIGKVEDYSRKIWLAGLGVYSKIDTDGSKLFDTLVKDGEKAEKLTKSAVDKKVDAAKDSASSAKSRISGVKDRALGKWDELEGAFDKRLNSAISRLGVPSRNEVKALHSKVDTLTKQIEKLTGAKVASVAAKTAVAKPAAKSAAKPLAKAAAKPAAKTAAAKPAAKAAAKPAAKPAAKTAAAKPAAKPAAAKKPAVKKPAAPKAAAPKPAVAAAKPATPAPVSASNSATAPTPAATPTVAPAPSTPTSQS
- a CDS encoding TetR/AcrR family transcriptional regulator, which codes for MKTRDRILECALQLFNQKGEPNVSTMEVANEMGISPGNLYYHFHGKEPLILGLFERFQSELAPLLDPPADVELAPEDYWLFLHLIIERLAHYRFLFQDLSNLAGRLPKLAKGIRNLLNALKRTLASLLARLKAQGQLVSDTQALGQLVEQITMTLLFSLDYQRILDREGEVRLVVYQIMMLVAPHLLPPIKVATEQMALQYLEEHE